One window of the Salvia splendens isolate huo1 chromosome 1, SspV2, whole genome shotgun sequence genome contains the following:
- the LOC121795955 gene encoding LIM domain-containing protein WLIM1-like, translating to MAFFTHFTGTTQKCSACQKTVYLVDRLATDDRVFHRACFRCHHCKGTLKLGNYNSFEGVLYCRHHYVQLFRRTGSLNKSFDGIPKVVKTEKHIENENAVMIACMFNGTMERCIGCVKTVYPIEKVTVNGAAYHKSCFKCSYGGCTISPSNYIAHEGVLFCKHHHMQLIRAKGNLSQLESESIKESAPAGPTFVAEVEYQDDKAEAEAEPEPQC from the exons ATGGCCTTCTTCACTCACTTTACTGGCACCACCCAGAAATGCAGTGCTTGCCAGAAGACCGTGTATCTGGTTGATCGCCTAGCCACTGACGACCGCGTCTTCCACCGGGCCTGCTTCCGTTGCCATCACTGCAAAGGCACCCTCAAG CTGGGAAACTACAACTCTTTCGAGGGGGTGCTCTACTGCAGGCATCACTATGTTCAGCTCTTCAGGAGGACTGGCAGCCTCAACAAGAGCTTCGATG GAATACCAAAGGTAGTTAAGACAGAAAAGCATATAGAAAACGAG AATGCAGTCATGATCGCATGCATGTTTAATGGAACCATGGAGAGATGCATCGGTTGTGTTAAGACTGTTTATCCCATTGAAAAG GTTACTGTGAATGGGGCTGCATACCACAAGAGCTGCTTCAAATGCAGCTACGGAGGGTGCACGATAAGCCCATCGAACTACATTGCGCATGAGGGTGTGCTCTTCTGCAAACACCACCACATGCAGCTCATCAGGGCTAAGGGAAACCTCAGCCAGCTCGAGAGCGAATCCATCAAAGAATCAGCACCGGCCGGCCCAACTTTTGTTGCTGAGGTTGAATATCAAGATGATAAAGCTGAAGCCGAAGCCGAACCTGAACCTCAATGCTGA